Genomic DNA from Tachyglossus aculeatus isolate mTacAcu1 chromosome 10, mTacAcu1.pri, whole genome shotgun sequence:
GGCTATCCAGCGGGGAGCGGCTAGAGGCGGCCAGGGCCAGGGTCTTGTTCTCCATGTCCAGCTGCAAGATGCGATCCTTTAGCTTCTGGATGGCCAGCTGGTCTTTCTGCTTGGCTTTCTCGTACGTGCCCAGAAGCTCGGAAACCTCGGAGACCTGGCCCTCCAGGGcagccaccctctgctcctccatctgCGAGTGCTGTCGGAGCTGATCCTCGGCGAGGGCTGTCTGCGAACAAAGGAGACGGTTAGAATGACATTGGAGGAGCCTGCCGGACCTGCTGCTGATTGACGGCAGAGCTGAGGAAactggtgggggcggggagggggaccagagctacCTCAGGAGTGGACGGAGGAGACGGGCAAAGGGGGACTTTTGAGTACTTTTCTGCCGACCCACACCAGCCGTCCCCAGCCCCGTACTGAGCGAGCTCGTTCAACTAAGAGCAGTAGTTTGGTCTGCGGCTTGAATGCTTTTAGCCGGTCAGCTGCGAATGCTCATCCGGCCTGACTCCCCGCGCCCCTCCCCGCCACTCAGAAGGCTCGgggctttccctctcccccacccgtaCCCTCATTCGGTAGCATGTTTAGGCGCTAGGAACTGCTACGTGGGAGGCCTGTCCTTCgatttctgcctccccttctatgaGGTCTAATATTTCCCCCACCTTGTTTCTGCTCCAAACTCTGTTCGGAGACCGGGCGTGCCCCTCTAGGATACAGCTAGAGCTGGGTGGGCCCCACCTTAGTCCCCAGGAGAAAACCTCCGGGGAGCACTAAGCCTCCAGAACTGGTGGACGGCTGGCAGCCGCCTCCCTCCTGACAGAGCGCCAATTTCCACACAGACCCCCCCGACCCAGTACCCTACTGGGTCTGCACCCTAAACACTGGTACAGATCGAAGgccagaagccaggtcctctggccccacCCCAACCAGCATCCACAAACACCCCAGCCCCTAGGAACCATCCTCTAGGACACCACTGCCACCGTCCCCACCAGGTGCCCCAGAGCTTCCCAGAGGCCAACAGTGACCTAtttcagcgcctagtacagtggtccgcacacagtaagcactcaataaatacgactgattttcaGTGTGAAGGGAAAAAGCAGGTGCGACTCTTCAGCTACTGGGGCGGCGAGGAGGGAAAATCCCCGCAGCACAGGGGAGGCAGGAGATTACCTTCCTCATTTCCTGATGCAGCTGGGCTTGGAAGTGACTCTTAAGACGGGCGGTCTCTTCCTGCAGCTCTTGCAGGCGGGGGTCTGGCCGGCTCTTCTCTTCCCGCAAAGACTGCAGTTCGCTCTTGAGCTCTTCCACTTCGAAGAGCAGTTGTCTGGTCTGCAGCTCGAAGCCTTCCACCTGGTCAGCGGCGAACGCTCGCCCGGCCAGGGCCTCCCGGGTCTCCTCGAGCCGGAGCTCCACGTCCTGCCGGAGCGCCCTCTCCCCCTGCAGCAACTTCTGCAGCTCACGGAGCATCACGGCATGGTCGCCCTGCTCCTGGGCCCGGTCGTGCTGCTGCGCGATCAGTCGGGCTTTGATCTCCGCCATCTGCTCGTGCAGACCCTTCAACTCCCCTTCCAGtcggtccttctcctcctcggcCCGCTTGCTGGCATCCTCCAGGTCCTGTTTCATCTTCTTCTTGTCGGCCTGGTACGAGGCCTCCATGCGAGACTTTTCCTGGGTCACCGTGGCCAGGGAGCTGGTCAGGGTGGCCAGCTGGGTCTTCAGCTGATGCAGTCGTCTGTCGGCCTCCCCGCCTCCGGCGGGCACATCCCCGCTGCTGGTGCTGACGCCGCTCTCGGAGCCACTCGCTTCCTCCGACTTCGGAAGCGGGGGGCCGGCTGCCGGCCTCTCGTCCTCCGGCCCCGGCTCGCCCTTGGTGCTGGTGAGGCTGCCCGCCGTCTCCAAGCTAGTGGCGGTGCCCGTGCTGTCCTCGCTGTGCGTGGAGCACCTGTCGTCCGTGGGGTCGGCCAGGGAGGGGCCGGGTCCCGGGGGGCCCACGTCGGCCTCGTGCGACACAGACAGCACTTTGAGGCTGGCCTCCAAGGCTTccttctccttcaggaggctcTTGTAGGCCCGCACCACATCCTTGAGGCGGGCCTGGTACTGAAggagctgcttcttctgactctcGATGGTCTCCAGGAGGTCCTTCTTGCTGGGGCCTCCCCCGAAGTTCATCCCAAACTTCTCCATGGTTccggtacctgtatatatgtatatatgttggtacatatttattactctatttatttatttattttacttgtacatatccattccatttattttattttgttagtatgtttggttttgttctctgtctcccccttttagagtgtgagcccactgttgggaagggactgtctctatatgttgccaacttgtacttcccacacacagtaagcgctcaataaatacgattgattgattgattccggcgtgggggtgagggagggcggCTCGCCTGCCCGGGAAGGAGAGTGAGGAAAGAAGGTTAGGGAGACCAGATCGGCCCGAATAGGATCTCCAGCCCAGAAGTAGGGAGAGGTGAGTGGAGCAAGGGGACAGACAGAGAGGGTCCCCCATCACCCCGTGGCCGC
This window encodes:
- the GCC1 gene encoding GRIP and coiled-coil domain-containing protein 1; the protein is MEKFGMNFGGGPSKKDLLETIESQKKQLLQYQARLKDVVRAYKSLLKEKEALEASLKVLSVSHEADVGPPGPGPSLADPTDDRCSTHSEDSTGTATSLETAGSLTSTKGEPGPEDERPAAGPPLPKSEEASGSESGVSTSSGDVPAGGGEADRRLHQLKTQLATLTSSLATVTQEKSRMEASYQADKKKMKQDLEDASKRAEEEKDRLEGELKGLHEQMAEIKARLIAQQHDRAQEQGDHAVMLRELQKLLQGERALRQDVELRLEETREALAGRAFAADQVEGFELQTRQLLFEVEELKSELQSLREEKSRPDPRLQELQEETARLKSHFQAQLHQEMRKTALAEDQLRQHSQMEEQRVAALEGQVSEVSELLGTYEKAKQKDQLAIQKLKDRILQLDMENKTLALAASSRSPLDSPSEEASLDVNVLKDKMEKLRRLLQVASRKSQAALDVEKLSELEILPSSETADGEKATALYYQQELKQLKEEFERYKTRAQVVLKSKATKDGNLAKELEEAQEQLAELKEKYISLRLACEELERQRRQEAEEAKQELVRLRQAHRQELDRSQLEFRDRMAKLEEELHKQRDRALAVLSEKDLELEQLRSVALTAGLQGHKAPPGGGSGEDGSDPSSDSLTRALHLAAANEPTFFLYAEQLARKEVEIAASRKQRHRLEVEVHQLQDRLLVEGERHREEVCALQGHIEKSFRDQSREGANLEYLKNIIYRFLTLPDSLGRQQTLTAILTILHFSPEEKQDIMRVPAGSSWWPSGKR